In Cryptomeria japonica chromosome 10, Sugi_1.0, whole genome shotgun sequence, a genomic segment contains:
- the LOC131063419 gene encoding uncharacterized protein At1g66480: protein MGNAVTLSVGHRRVKVMKLDGEVLKFKPPVSVEQVLENYPNHVILHSDAVRHMGVRAIPLEESVQLRPKQLYFLVEMPKLTDLRAPTRVRSSINMSAKSRLETMLLKRRSNSDIGALTCSPAVCSSSVNGENGGPVRLQVRLSKAQFEQLESQSKNSCETAEKVLDLYLTDAEAQQINGSTSSVRMYPKAEESRVKIRSNFQSTEVF from the exons ATGGGTAATGCAGTTACATTATCAGTTGGGCACCGGAGGGTGAAGGTCATGAAGCTTGATGGGGAAGTTCTGAAATTCAAGCCTCCTGTAAGTGTAGAACAAGTTCTGGAAAACTACCCAAATCATGTTATATTGCATTCTGATGCAGTTCGCCATATGGGTGTAAGGGCCATTCCTTTAGAGGAATCAGTGCAACTCAGGCCAAAACAGCTTTATTTTCTTGTGGAGATGCCCAAGTTAACAGATCTCAGAGCGCCCACCCGGGTTCGATCCTCGATCAATATGAGCGCCAAATCAAGGTTGGAGACCATGCTTTTGAAGCGCCGATCCAATTCTGACATTGGTGCTCTCACTTGTTCTCCTGCTGTTTGTTCTTCGTCTGTTAATGGAGAAAATGGGGGGCCTGTTCGGCTTCAAGTTCGTCTGAGCAAAGCTCAGTTTGAGCAATTGGAGTCCCAAAGCAAGAATAGTTGTGAGACTGCAGAGAAGGTTCTGGATTTGTATCTTACTGATGCAGAGGCCCAACAGATTAATGGATCCACAAGTTCTGTTAGAATGTACCCTAAAGCTGAG GAAAGTCGAGTTAAGATCAGAAGTAATTTTCAAAGCACTGAAGTTTTCTGA